In a genomic window of Oncorhynchus keta strain PuntledgeMale-10-30-2019 chromosome 26, Oket_V2, whole genome shotgun sequence:
- the cts12 gene encoding procathepsin L, with the protein MKTRQPNFPSAQWASLMGRAVLLSLLLSDPLHVASDSDEEVQEPSEWQTWKRSNGVSYDEKRDDIERKAIWDDNMRVIDENNNSFLRGTKMFTMAMNKYGDLTRHEYKRLQGAMINSKMKKRGKNASARKLRASAQKLGSVTIDYRAMGYVTEVKDQGYCGSCWAFSTTGAIEGQMFKRTGQLVSLSEQNLVDCSKPYGTYGCSGAWMANAYNYVVQNGLQSTDTYPYTSVDTQPCFYDSIQSVASITDYRFIPSGDEQALADAVATIGPITIAVDADHPSFMFYSSGIYEEPICNPNNLSHAVLLVGYGSEGGQDYWIIKNSWGTAWGEGGYMRMIRNGSNACGIASYALYPIL; encoded by the exons ATGAAGACAAGACAGCCCAACTTTCCATCAG CCCAATGGGCCAGCCTCATGGGGAGAGCtgtgctgctctctctcctcctgtctgatccTCTCCACGTGGCGTCAGACTCAGACGAGGAGGTGCAAGAGCCATCAGAGTGGCAAACATGGAAGAGGAGCAACGGTGTTTCCTATGACGAGAAG CGGGATGACATTGAGAGGAAGGCCATATGGGACGACAACATGAGAGTGATTGATGAGAATAATAACAGTTTTCTCAGAGGGACAAAGATGTTCACCATGGCCATGAATAAATATGGGGACCTG ACAAGGCACGAATACAAGCGTTTGCAAGGTGCCATGATAAATAGCAAAATGAAGAAAAGAGGGAAGAATGCATCAGCTCGAAAGCTCCGTGCCAGTGCTCAGAAGTTAGGGTCTGTTACCATTGACTACAGAGCCATGGGCTATGTCACTGAGGTCAAAGACCAG GGCTATTGTGGCTCCTGCTGGGCCTTTAGCACTACGGGTGCCATCGAGGGACAAATGTTCAAGAGGACAGGTCAACTGGTGTCCTTGAGTGAGCAGAACCTTGTGGACTGCTCCAAGCCCTACGGCACATATGGCTGCAGTGGGGCCTGGATGGCTAATGCCTATAATTATGTGGTTCAGAATGGGCTTCAGTCCACAGACACCTACCCCTACACATCAGTG GACACCCAACCCTGCTTCTACGACAGCATTCAGTCAGTTGCCAGCATCACTGATTACAGGTTCATACCCTCTGGAGATGAGCAGGCCCTGGCTGACGCTGTGGCAACCATTGGCCCAATCACCATCGCTGTGGATGCAGATCACCCAAGCTTCATGTTCTACAGTTCAG GAATATATGAGGAGCCAATCTGTAACCCCAACAACCTCAGTCATGCGGTGCTGCTGGTTGGCTATGGCTCTGAAGGGGGGCAAGACTATTGGATAATCAAAAACAG CTGGGGTACTGCATGGGGAGAGGGTGGCTACATGCGAATGATCCGGAATGGCAGTAACGCTTGTGGCATTGCAAGCTACGCTCTGTATCCTATTTTATGA